GGCGAGCTAGTACAACAAGTCTCCCACATTGACAGAAGATGCCCTACGAAGATGCCCATATCTTTACTTACCAATTGGTCGACAGTAGCAACGTTACCGGAAGATCAAATATTGACAAATATTTTCGGCATAGGTTCACCGTTTCTAATGTTAATACTTTACAATCTGCGAAAGAGATGAGTTTTACGTTAATGAACGTCTGACTAAATCCAACGAAATGTCCACACTTACTGCTCGGTATCATCCCGGAAAGACACAGCGACGCGGTCGCATAGTAAATTGCACAATGATTCGGATGTCCACTGACGCCCTCCTTGTCGAACGTGATCAGCAGTTCCGCGTCAAGCGATTCCAGCTGACGGAGTAGCTGATTGGCGATCGTAACCGTTTTCCATTCGGCGGTCGGATCGTCCTGCAGGTGCGTTGCGTTCACCAGCGTAATATCCTCGGGCCGTACACCCAAACTTTCGCACGCATCCCACAACTCCTGGCGCCGGATCGCTCCCTTACGGTCGTGATTGCCTTCGGACAGGCAGAGGACAAACACGCGACATTGCCGGCGCCGCAGCTCTAGTATCGTGGGACCGAAGAACATCACTTCGTCATCGGGATGGGCCGTCACGAGCAGGGCCCGATTGCACGGTGGCAGATGACTGCGGCGCACCAGCCATCTGCCGTACCACGCAGAGCCAGCCGCACGGTGAAACAGTACGCGGTACAGTACGATGCATAGTATGCTGTAGGCCAGTAACACTAGGGCGATGTGATCCAGCGTTTCTTGCAGATAAAGCAGGGCGGTGTTGTAAATGGCTTCCACCAGGCAGCCGGTGCTATACCCGCGCTGTTCCTGATGCTCCCGGTGTTGGTCCGTTGTTTCGCGCTGGAACCACCACGTGCCCGGTGATGGGGCGGATGAAGAATCCGGTCTGATGATAGTTTCTCTTCCTTGCGGGTCGACGACGTTCGGAGAAGCATGAATCATTTCCTCATCACGTCACCCGGAACCCGAAATGTAGGCCCAGTTCTCGAGCTTTACAAAGTTACAGAACAGCGCTTTTGTTTCTGGCCTGAATGTTATGCAGAGGTACAGCAGATCGGTGCAATCTTATAAGCAAGTTGTCGCTAGTGCCttttgttgctgtgggaaaatCATGCGAGTAACGATGAGTATTCTCACCGTACGTCTTGCAACGGCAGGCTCCGCTTAGCGAGACGGAGTTAAGTTGATCTACACTTAAAAACGGCGAAAAATGAGATTACTTAAAAATACTCAATGGTTTTAATGTCTTTTATGGTTACATACGCTTTTCGCCGatatggttatttgtttaccttttgtttttccttccaaatccCAAGCAAAACTCACTCgcgtacacgcacacacatatacgtAGGCATCTGCTGCCTCGGTATGAAAATGTACAGTACTGTCAAAATTTGTTAACACCAAGGTAAGACGATCAGTTCAGGCGTTATACTTCAAGCTTTTACATTTGTTTGGGAATAAGActcttttcatatttttttattacactgTGCATGAATaatgaatgaataataaaGCATGAATATTGAAAAACGGTacttttttacacattttatgTCACTAACGTTAGGAAAGTGATTTCGCCTATCAACTTACTCATGACACACATTTTCTTAGGTCACTGTGCGGaacgtaataaaaataaacaaacatacgTGGTTTCCGGTTTGACGCAAGGAATCCAGACAATGAAGTAGCGGAATTTATTGCTGCCATCTTGGAAACGATTGGATGCAGGTGTTCAATGACgcaaaaaatacatacaagCTAATAAACTGTATTGGTTAGTACTCCAACAAGTTAATTGTTATTGAGTGCAGCTAAAAAACTCATCGTCTTTGCTCAAACCAGAACACCAGAACCGTAATTGTCAAATCAAATCCAACATGGCGTTCGATGCAAGTCAAGTTAGACATTTCCCTTCCCAAAttaaatttgccaaaaaaaaagttaattttcTTCCGATTGTCAAAATATCTGTTGATGTGcgcatatgtgtgtttgcagtCGCGAGTAAAATTGAACGGGGTGCTTAGGGCAAGGAATTTGTGAACGAATACACTCACCTAGCAGCAATAGCGGGCCCGTTTTCTAGCGAGAAAGCAAACCTTCGGCACAATGCAGCAAGAAGATCTAGCGTACGAGAGGAAGCTACGGCCAATCTGGGGTACGTAAGAACGTGGTAACCGTAGGGTTCCGGTGGCTTGTTCTCCTCATGGTGTCTCATCACTCGATAATCGCACACGACAGGACAGACAGGTTACAGTAGGGGTTAATGGATCTAGGTGGAGCGAACATATCATTGTGCCGGATAAGCGGTGTGATAAGCTAAATAGTGCCATTGCAATGAATATCTCCCCGTACGTAGCTCATGAGCTCCGCTCAGCAAGGGAAGAAGTCAGGTTGCTTCTACACATGTCACAGTTTACCGGCCGGCATCATCCATTCCCAAACTCCCGAAACAGAAATCCGTCTCGCGTATCTCATTGTGTGAttcttgtgttgttttgcatttactgATTCCATTATTAGAACCCCTATCCCTTCCAAACGTGCACGCACGATGATCAAAACTAACTGTTCTCGGCTATTTTTAGAATCGATCGAAATCGGCAACTACAAAAAGGCGCTGCAGGATGTCGAGAAGATGCTCAAGAAAAAACCGACCCTACAGTGTGCCCGTGCACTGAAAGCTTGGGCGTATCAGCGGCTCGGCCGCACCGAAGACAGTGCACCGCTGATAGCGGCTCTCGAGCAGGAGCAACCGATCGAGGCGACCACGCTGCACGCGCTCACGTTGTGCTACAAGGAAATGCAACGGCTGGACAAAATCTGCACCCTGTTTAGCAATGCCGTGCGGCAGGTGCCGGGCAGCGAGGAACTTCTTTCGCAGCTATTCATCGCCTACATGCGTATCGATGACTTTAAAGCGTTGCAAACGGTTGCACTGCAGCTGTACAAATTGCGGCAACGCAACTCATACTACTTCTGGGCCGTCATGAGTGTGGTGCTGCAGGCATTGCGCGGACCGGATGCGGCAAACCCGGAGAAGGCAAAACTGCTGTTGGCTCTTGCCCAGCGTATGGTGGACAAGTTTATTGCAGAGAACAAGCTCGAGGGAGCACAGGAAGCGCAACTGTACCTGCAGATATTGCAAGAGCAGCACAAGTACGGCGAGGCGTACGAGTTTTTGCAGGGTGCTTTATGCCAGAAGTTGTACCCGGGTGCACCCGTCTATCTGCGGATTGATCTGCTCAAGCAGCTGAACAAATGGGGCGATTTGAACCGGCTGCTGAAGGAGCTGCTGCTACGGGAGTAAGTAGAGAAGGGACAGTCTACAGCATAAACCACCTGCCCGGTGGTTTATGCAGcatttttgcttccatttctATATTGTTCACTCATTCGCAAACTATCTGTCTCTCTGTCTAGGCAAGATCGTTGGGATTATTATCAGGATTACATAAATTCCACGTTCGAGCTGATCAAGGCGGGAGACAAACCGGACGGCGCGGATTACACGGTGGAAATGTGTCACGAGTTCTTGTGCGATGTAAGCATTAGTGGTGAAAATAACAACTCTTTTGAAGGAATTAATTTGACTCTTACTCATTCCCTACtgtaattttattcttttaacaACTCTTTTGGGAGTCCTTGCTGATACGACTTAACATAGCTTTTAATGACCGGGGGGTTGCGGTGGGATTACCGCGACGTAACGCTTCGCATAACAGCAGAGCCAACTCGATGCTCTTCGAACCCCAAAACAGTTTCCCAGAACTCTATCTTGATTCGAATCCTAAAAGTTTGAAAACTCTGCGATTCGAAACCCAAAAGAGATTAAAAGCCTCTTGCGATTCGAATCCCTCTTGCGACTATTAACTCATTCGGCATGATTCGACGTTATTTTTGTCTCGACTTTGTCATGTAGTTTACGGTTTCttgatattttgtttctttatcatTTGAGAGCTTATTTTAACCGGTTGAAATGGTATAAGATTACAGCCAATTTGGTTGATCAGTTGATGAAGATGATAAATATTAGAAAAATTGtcttttatttatgaaatttgGTATACTATACCTAGTCACAGGTACGAACAATTCAGCATTCTCGCTAGGTCGCCAAACTATAGTTTTACTGGTAAACTACTAGGTGGCTCACTTGGCCCAACTTCCGCTAAGCATGTTGaccaagcaacaacaaaaggcTGCTGTTGCATGACCAGCATATaatccgttttgtttttagattATTGAAGCACAGCCGAAAAAGTTCCGTGGACCATATCTAGCCCGGTTGGAACTGAACCGTCGCATGGTTGAGCTGCAGTACGCGGAAGAACAGCTGTTCGGCAAGATGTCCGATATGTTGGCGGAATATTTCGAGCTGTTTGCCGACAAACCGTGCTGTGCGCTCGATATGAAGCTGTTCCTAGAATTTGTCAAACCGGCCTCCGAACGAAGGGCACTAGCTACGAAGCTAATGAACGGGCTAGGACTCAGCTCAGCAACGTTGCCTGCAAGTGTAAGTAACAAACGATCAGTGTTTGAAAGGGTAGAATTTACATTTCCCATTTATGCTTGCAGAAAGAACAAATGCAGCGACACATATGCACGTTACAGATTGCACGGTACAGCGGAGCGCATGCCATCGTGAGCGAGGAACTGCTGCACGCCATTTATACCTCGCTCAGCCTTCACTACGAACACGGGTACAATGCGTACGGGCAGGGGCTGCTTGTAACCGATATGGGACCATCCGATGCGTACGCATTGCTTGCAGGTATGGTCACGAATCCAGCTCGTcatctcttttgtttttaaccCTCAACTTAATggagttttgcttcttttaacCTCTTTTTAGCGCAAATTATGTATGAACGGGCATGGCGCATGCAACGTTCTGGACCGGCCATCGAAGCCTTATGCTTGCTAAACCATCTGCTAGCGAACAGTGTTAATAACTTCCACGGCAAGCTGCTAGTTCTACAACTGTACCATCGGCTCGGTCTAATACAGGCAGCACAAACGGCGTACGAAGCGCTAGACATCAAGCACATACAGCTTGATTCGCTCGGTTATTTGCACTGCGCCCAGCTGGCAAATGCTGGCTTTCCAGCACTGGCCAAAACGACGTACGACCGTACGCTTTACTTTTTCCTTAACGATAACGATGCCAACTCGGAATTTACGAAGGCACTGTGCAACTACGGCACGTTCTCAAAGTTGGTGGAAATTTTCGACTTCCGCAGCAGGCTTACCAACAGTTTTCACTTTATGCTCGTAACCGTCGAaacgttgctgctgatggtggtaaGTTCCGGTGGTACATTGTCCCAGCTGCTGGCAGCATACCGGCAGACGCGCCAGAAACCGCACGAGGATCGTATACGGTGGGACAAGTTGCACGACAACCGAGATCTAACGATCTTCGTCTGTTGGGATCCGCCCGGCGATAAGGATGAGGCTGCCGATGGTCAACCGACAAACAATGGTACATGTGATGGGCCCGAAGCAGTACCATTCGTCTCGAGACCGGTAGGTGCTACGCTGGAGGATCGTCGGGAGCGACTGCAAAAGTTAAGCTACGAGCAGGACTACGATTTGCTGCGGTTACGATCGAGTCTCTCGCGAATGATATTTTCGCTGGTAGAACTATATCTCAACCGGGCGACGATGGAATGTACGGTTGCGCAAGAGTTGCGTGATGAGTGGGTCGAAGTGGTCGGAAATATCCGTAGTAAAAAGCACACTCCGATCAGTGGCCGGTATCTAGTCAATCTGTTGCCGTCGCGTTTACATCTTTACCTGAGCCTACCGTATGAGCGTGTCTTTACACATCTGGCCGATCTGGTGCTCGATCTGTGGAAGGGTCACAGCGTAGAGCGACTTACTGAGGCAGCTGATACGTGTTGCAGCGATGTGACGTCCCTTTACGAGACGCTAAAGGGTGCTATCGAAACGTACCACCAGTCGTCAGATTTGCTGTGGCATTGGAAGATGACGCACGAGCTCGTTAATGGTTGTATTGAGGTACGGAATCATTCGATTTCCTTGGTTGCCGTTCTTAATGTTCAACATTTTGTGACCACTCTCGCTATTATTGCTTTCCAGATGATCTCATTCATGGTGTTCGTTCTGGCGGTTTGTTACGACAAATATCTTCATACGCCAGCATCCCAAACGCAGCCCAACACGGGGAAGAAAGGTAAAAAGGGACAGTCTACCGATAGCAGCGGACCGGGTGCTACAAATAATGCTATCAACAGCGATGCCAATTCTGGAACGGCCGCCGCTACCATTTTCGTCCCAGAGCGGGAACGTCTTACGTTGGTTACGAAGGTGCTTCGGGAATTGAAACAACGAATCAACGAAATGGACCTTGTGCTAGGTAAGCCGAACGAACAATCCGCTTCAGTAAAAGAGTGTTgacttattgttttgtttcgctttgtacCGCTAGCCTCCTGGAAGCCACCAGTGGTCGAAGAAAGTCTCACCGCCGCTATAGAGCGAATGTCGCTGAATCCCAACTATGCCTCCAACATACAATTGACCATCGCAGAGAATGCATTGACTGAAGTAAGGGAGCTGCGAAAGGTGTTAAAAGACAAGCTAAAGCTGATGAGTAAAGCCATTTAAGGGCGGCAGTTCCGTGCGTAACCAACCTGCCTCTAGCCAATCCACATCCATATGTTGTAGAAATCCGACCGACCTTAATAGTAAACTGGAGCTCAAGGTTTAAAACCTGGATGAGGTTCCGCCGGCGTGTTCGTCTTTCATCGTGTTTTGTTGGTGAGTAAACCTTTCGATCATTCTGTGCATTATTTGTTGTCATATAGTCGCTGTTTCAGTGAGAATCTATCGGCCAGTAATACGAGCTTCTCAGGTCGTAATAAAAGTGTCGTAATAAAAATGTAggcgcattatcgtggtgcaaaaaccagctgttgtttttccacaaatttgttgaccgaggctttggaaatcccaacactttccgaaaggtctcgtatcgtcaaccgaaaattattgaccaccaaatccttgatttggacgacgtgggcgtcgtcggaCGAGGTGGATGGACGATCCTCGTCTTTGATCTTCTCAAGGCCATCAATGTACCATttctacacatttttctccgaCATAGATTaccttccccgaaggctttttgtaacatccgtaatgtttccgcagcgtttatttcattgtacaaacaaaatttgatacatgcgcgctgctccacaaacttggacatggttaatatggacaaaaacactagGCGCAGCTCCAATAACAAATTGTCAAATTgacgggttgatgttgtgacttgaaacgaaaaataaaaacaaggggcgcGTGAAAtatgacatccaatgtcaccttacttttcggacacagtagtacatCAGAACTACAACTTATCTACCCACCTTTTACTATGCAAATGATCGTTCCAATTTTCGAAGGATAACTACAACCATGTAAACGCAATACGTTtttgtagtagcagcagcagcagctgtacACGAACGATGAATCGATGAAGTGATATGTTAAATGAATCGACAAAACTGCTACACGTATAGGCACTTCGGAAGATTATTTCGTAAAATAACCGCCCAGTAGATGGAAAGGGTCTGGCCACGATGCCGCGATTGTAAAACACATTCTTTAGCAAACAGACATTACATTAGAGCAGCTCGAACGGTTATAAAGCAGCGCTAGAATCAAAagacggttttgtttttgcaaacaGTAACGATTAATTACAGTTTTAGTTTTCTGcccatgcaaaacaaacggagCGAATGGAATAGATACACttggaagaaataaataaactaaaagaaagaagaacgatgaaaaagaataatttttgctATAGCAAATTATCCGAAAACAACGCTCTTGAGGAAGACATTTGATGACCAATGGTGCTGCTTCGGTGCTGTTATCACtataaattagaaaaaagaGCAGTATGTAGTTCTTTCATAGTGTACAACATTCAATGTACGGCGTTACCACTTTTAGCATTGAAGAGATAGTACTACAATGTATATCTTTTAGTACAGAGTAAACACGAATTTATTACAACCCCACGCCGTTCAAGTTCCAGCGCATTGGAACGGTGTACACGGTGGTGCTAGCTGCCTTCACTAATTGTTATCTCATTGCGTGCGAATAAATAATGATGGGAAGATAATAATTGCTGGTGAACAAAATTCACACTAATGCCTTAGCTTTAGTGGCAAATTTGTAATATGCCAAATAACGACGACGAATTGCACGAATTGTAAGAGCACAAAGTACAGCGAGAGGTTTTACAACTCAGAATTAAATGTCCTACCTCAGCGTAAAGCTCTGTTTTTTTCCGACAAAATCGAGACATTTAAATCTATGGCCGTAAAATTCTGTAATTGTACCACCGcatgaaaatcaaatttttaatttgaattttatggTGTTTCTTCTTTATAAACGAAACTaaacagaaatatttttttatgaaaacatCAAGAAAGAAAAGTCCTAATTATGTTAAACATATTTCTAAACGTTAAACGTAATGATAACGCACGATTCGTGGTTACGCGTGTCCCCCGGATCGATGATATTGTGCAATAGTAAGGCCCAGTGCTGGGTTTAATGcacgagaagaaaagaaaggcaccatgattaaaattgtttgctcGATCGCcttattttcttcattagAATCCTTTAGTATCGAGAGGATATATTTTGTGTTCATTATCATTTTGCGAAAAAGTAACAACTATTGTGTGTAACAACCGTGTATGTGTAACATTTTTCGTGTAGTGTTATGCTTTTTACGTTATATACTCTTTGTGCGATTTGCTAAATGGTGAGAAATGTTTAAATGGTATAGAAACGAATACAGTTAACGGTGTTTTTCGCTGGGAGACTTTTCTCGTTTAACATGCTTTATGTTTCGGCTAAGAAATCGAAAATGTTGATATACGTAATTCTACGTGGAATTTTGTTTCCAAAGAACAATTATATCAGCCCAAATCGTTCGATTGCTCAAACATCGAATAATAAACATCTGTGCGTGCAATTAATTGCAAAACGAGTTCTTTTTACGATCTTACAATGGAATGAAGAATGaaaagaacaatttttttgtcgAAGAATTCTCTTCTCTGTGAAGTGTTCtcttatccttttttcccctGTGTATATACTTCATTTATCGTGCCTTCAGGATCCTAACACTAACGACGACTAAAAATTATCTGGACTGTAGTGAATTAGAATACGGATGTTGTAATATTACGCATGTGTTTCATCTTTagaaaaagatataaaattgTACTATAAATCTGCGTTCCAACGAGTGTGTTGCCTGGGGTTTTCACTTCGTTATGAGTGAAATCATCGGCGCACCTTCCTAACCATGATATATTcgctttaatgattttttttttcctaaacgCTCTATTTTTCGCCTGAAAGAGGACGAAAATGTTTATCAAATTTCGGTgatgcgtttttgtttcgcaaTTATACTATTTCTTACTATCATTAAACGGGTTTCTGATTCCATTTTATATACGCTCTCTTAATGGAAGAATAGAAATAGAGACGAATATGCGCCCTTAATTGCAGAAAACCGACAAATCTGGTCGGTTGGTATAATTACGTTTCGTGTTTCGTGGGATCAGAGAAGGTTGAGCTGGTTAAACCCCAATTCCTCCCCATGTACCCCTCGATGGACTAGCGCTCCTCTTACCTCGATGCCAGTAGCGCACACGACACAGGCTACGTGCTCCTGCTGGGACCATTGTTAGAAGACCCACCACCGTTCTGTTGCTGGGCGGCTTTCTGCTGTTCTAGCTTAGCCTTCCGGTGCAGCATCTCCTGCT
This genomic window from Anopheles maculipalpis chromosome 2RL, idAnoMacuDA_375_x, whole genome shotgun sequence contains:
- the LOC126558495 gene encoding N-acetylglucosaminyl-phosphatidylinositol de-N-acetylase, which translates into the protein MIHASPNVVDPQGRETIIRPDSSSAPSPGTWWFQRETTDQHREHQEQRGYSTGCLVEAIYNTALLYLQETLDHIALVLLAYSILCIVLYRVLFHRAAGSAWYGRWLVRRSHLPPCNRALLVTAHPDDEVMFFGPTILELRRRQCRVFVLCLSEGNHDRKGAIRRQELWDACESLGVRPEDITLVNATHLQDDPTAEWKTVTIANQLLRQLESLDAELLITFDKEGVSGHPNHCAIYYATASLCLSGMIPSNCKVLTLETVNLCRKYLSIFDLPVTLLLSTNWVILSWRARRSVQNAMRLHSSQMVWFRKLYIIFSRYMVINSLREINKTDVEFEILDT
- the LOC126556932 gene encoding phagocyte signaling-impaired protein, whose translation is MQQEDLAYERKLRPIWESIEIGNYKKALQDVEKMLKKKPTLQCARALKAWAYQRLGRTEDSAPLIAALEQEQPIEATTLHALTLCYKEMQRLDKICTLFSNAVRQVPGSEELLSQLFIAYMRIDDFKALQTVALQLYKLRQRNSYYFWAVMSVVLQALRGPDAANPEKAKLLLALAQRMVDKFIAENKLEGAQEAQLYLQILQEQHKYGEAYEFLQGALCQKLYPGAPVYLRIDLLKQLNKWGDLNRLLKELLLREQDRWDYYQDYINSTFELIKAGDKPDGADYTVEMCHEFLCDIIEAQPKKFRGPYLARLELNRRMVELQYAEEQLFGKMSDMLAEYFELFADKPCCALDMKLFLEFVKPASERRALATKLMNGLGLSSATLPASKEQMQRHICTLQIARYSGAHAIVSEELLHAIYTSLSLHYEHGYNAYGQGLLVTDMGPSDAYALLAAQIMYERAWRMQRSGPAIEALCLLNHLLANSVNNFHGKLLVLQLYHRLGLIQAAQTAYEALDIKHIQLDSLGYLHCAQLANAGFPALAKTTYDRTLYFFLNDNDANSEFTKALCNYGTFSKLVEIFDFRSRLTNSFHFMLVTVETLLLMVVSSGGTLSQLLAAYRQTRQKPHEDRIRWDKLHDNRDLTIFVCWDPPGDKDEAADGQPTNNGTCDGPEAVPFVSRPVGATLEDRRERLQKLSYEQDYDLLRLRSSLSRMIFSLVELYLNRATMECTVAQELRDEWVEVVGNIRSKKHTPISGRYLVNLLPSRLHLYLSLPYERVFTHLADLVLDLWKGHSVERLTEAADTCCSDVTSLYETLKGAIETYHQSSDLLWHWKMTHELVNGCIEMISFMVFVLAVCYDKYLHTPASQTQPNTGKKGKKGQSTDSSGPGATNNAINSDANSGTAAATIFVPERERLTLVTKVLRELKQRINEMDLVLASWKPPVVEESLTAAIERMSLNPNYASNIQLTIAENALTEVRELRKVLKDKLKLMSKAI